From the genome of Nitrosarchaeum sp., one region includes:
- a CDS encoding multicopper oxidase domain-containing protein, with protein sequence MLFTIAAVAVMGATLFGSTYTQTQISGQSLDVSKMNADVIEQIHQMGGLQLVMPEAFAETDCGALADSGRKVVEFNLTGESVTLPIMGGKTFNAMTFSGQVPGPTLRVTQGDVVKMTLTIPAGEVTGHGNDMHASQMSAGNFESVNPGETSQYCYIAEAAGVFKYHCSGVKLIGMDQHVLSGMYGLTIVDPIDGYNKLMVEKTAVSNGKVTLDRQFYDADALEFTLQYNQLYLTPEGNYDAGKMFGHQNTATVVNGMQFGYVPNMLHNILVKGDANKNIFVAQPWNGLEHKQYQSQLLFVENDQHVRLFVENQGNEPVFFHIVGEILDRVTQGNRVQSAATETWLLGGSQGMIVDLVFDEPGAYAAVNHDYAAIYTGAATVFVAGDPFGLNPRLVDAGVIPAPVPSYAYALGNPSDAVPPMGMNSIAHPAVNIHGLYTDEVASEMKDAGMIPLWEVIPTLPPVP encoded by the coding sequence ATGCTCTTTACTATTGCAGCAGTCGCTGTAATGGGAGCAACCTTATTCGGAAGCACATACACACAAACCCAAATTAGTGGACAATCACTTGACGTTTCAAAAATGAACGCCGATGTAATTGAACAAATCCACCAAATGGGCGGTTTACAGCTTGTAATGCCAGAGGCATTCGCAGAAACTGATTGTGGCGCATTAGCAGACTCTGGACGAAAAGTCGTAGAGTTTAACTTGACTGGTGAAAGTGTTACCCTTCCAATCATGGGAGGAAAGACATTCAATGCAATGACCTTTAGTGGACAAGTCCCAGGACCAACACTAAGAGTTACTCAAGGTGATGTCGTAAAAATGACACTTACAATCCCAGCAGGTGAAGTTACTGGACACGGTAACGATATGCATGCGTCACAAATGTCTGCAGGAAACTTTGAATCCGTTAATCCGGGTGAAACAAGTCAATACTGCTACATTGCAGAAGCAGCTGGTGTTTTCAAATACCATTGTTCTGGTGTAAAACTCATTGGAATGGATCAACATGTTCTTTCCGGCATGTACGGACTAACAATTGTTGACCCAATTGATGGTTACAACAAATTAATGGTCGAGAAAACCGCAGTTAGTAATGGCAAAGTAACATTAGACAGACAGTTCTACGATGCAGATGCATTAGAGTTCACACTCCAATACAACCAATTGTACCTTACACCTGAAGGTAATTATGATGCCGGAAAAATGTTCGGACATCAAAACACTGCAACAGTTGTAAACGGAATGCAATTTGGTTATGTACCAAACATGTTACATAACATCCTTGTAAAAGGTGATGCAAACAAGAACATCTTTGTTGCACAACCATGGAATGGACTTGAACACAAGCAGTACCAATCACAACTCTTATTTGTTGAAAATGATCAGCATGTAAGACTCTTTGTCGAAAACCAAGGTAACGAACCAGTATTTTTCCACATTGTTGGTGAAATCTTGGATAGAGTTACACAAGGTAACAGAGTACAATCCGCAGCAACTGAAACATGGTTACTCGGTGGCTCACAAGGAATGATTGTTGATTTGGTATTTGACGAACCAGGTGCATATGCAGCAGTTAATCACGACTATGCCGCAATTTACACTGGCGCAGCTACGGTATTTGTAGCAGGTGATCCATTTGGATTGAATCCAAGATTGGTTGATGCAGGAGTAATTCCAGCACCAGTTCCATCATATGCTTACGCATTGGGTAACCCAAGTGATGCTGTCCCTCCAATGGGAATGAACAGTATTGCACATCCAGCAGTAAACATTCATGGTCTATACACTGATGAAGTAGCTTCTGAAATGAAAGATGCAGGTATGATTCCTTTATGGGAAGTAATACCAACATTACCACCAGTACCTTAG